A genomic segment from Lagenorhynchus albirostris chromosome X, mLagAlb1.1, whole genome shotgun sequence encodes:
- the LOC132513172 gene encoding LOW QUALITY PROTEIN: U3 small nucleolar RNA-associated protein 25 homolog (The sequence of the model RefSeq protein was modified relative to this genomic sequence to represent the inferred CDS: deleted 1 base in 1 codon; substituted 1 base at 1 genomic stop codon): MTPSPTPPSSKPSQDTSAPGRRYTEESFKAAEVKTAAKRLPVRVSRKEAKPQTCQLSESLDTSSSESEAESEPEQVSGYNRLLATLKDVSKEDEEEEEEEEDSVIDETEMNLEDGDSDISVEEETAVASTDMQKNAALPADPKGKDGLGPPGTSEESPEEFTDAKHESLFSLETNFLEEEREGNCSLKALQDPFAQHVNKELKEKEIQAVATNPKTTHQLKWPILGQLVFSSRFQQLKPETFKPPKDIDLKSLHLQKPLESTWIKTNSQFLSGPPNSSSPFPPLQKELFLIMNSYRDLFYPERTALKNGEEIRHVYCLHVINHVLKANAQVLTNNSRCRSQKLGVGDDDDFRDQGLTRPKVLIVVPFREAALRVVQLFISLLEGDSKKKIIVGNKKRFNGEYGSDPEERPPNLKRPEDYEAVFVGNIDDHFRTGVAILQRSIRLYAPFYSSDILIASPLGLRTIIGGEGEKKRDFDFLSSIELLIIDQADIYLMQNWEHVLHLMNHMDLLPLDSHGVDFSRVRMWSLNNWSKYYRQTLLSGAPQDAQINSVFIKYCIHGQGQVAVRNVPMTGCISHVLVQLPRVFQRMEAENLASVIDARFNFFVNKILPQYRDAVMSHTLIYVPSYLDFVRLXNYFKKEELNFTHICECAQKSGVSRARHFFLQGEKQFLLLTERFHFYKRYTIKGIRNLIFYELPTYPHFYSEVCNMLQATTRGEEAAWTCTVLYSKYDAQRLAAVVGVERAAQMLQSKKNVHLFITGER; this comes from the exons GGTTTCCAGAAAGGAAGCAAAACCACAGACTTGTCAACTGTCAGAGAGTTTAGATACTTCAAGTTCTGAAAGTGAAGCAGAGAGTGAACCAGAACAAGTTTCTGGTTACAACAGACTACTTGCCACATTAAAGGATGTTTCCAAGGAagatgaggaggaggaagaggaagaagaagacagTGTTATAGATGAGACAGAAATGAATCTTGAAGATGGCGATAGTGACATCAGTGTGGAGGAAGAGACGGCAGTAGCGTCTACTGACATGCAGAAGAATGCGGCCTTACCTGCTGACCCTAAGGGAAAAGATGGGCTCGGGCCACCTGGCACATCAGAGGAATCCCCAGAGGAGTTTACAGATGCAAAACATGAGTCACTCTTCAGCCTAGAAACCAACTTTCtcgaagaggaaagagaaggcaacTGTTCTCTGAAAGCATTACAAGATCCATTTGCACAACATGTAaacaaagaactgaaagaaaaagaaatccaggcTGTTGCCACAAATCCCAAAACTACCCACCAGCTAAAATGGCCCATCCTGGgccagcttgtcttttcatccagGTTTCAACAGTTG AAACCGGAAACCTTTAAACCCCCAAAGGACATTGACTTAAAGTCACTTCATCTCCAGAAGCCTCTGGAATCCACCTGGATCAAGACCAACAGCCAGTTCCTCTCTGGTCCCCCAAATTCAAGTagccccttcccacccctccagaaAGAGCTCTTCTTAATTATGAATTCTTACCGGGACCTGTTCTACCCAGAAAGGACTGCCCTGAAGAATGGGGAAGAGATCCGCCACGTGTACTGCCTGCATGTGATAAATCACGTCCTCAAAGCCAATGCCCAGGTGCTTACCAACAACAGCAGGTGCCGAAGCCAGAAACTTGGggtgggtgatgatgatgacttCAGGGACCAAGGGCTAACGAGGCCCAAGGTGCTGATAGTGGTGCCATTCCGGGAAGCTGCTTTGCGGGTGGTACAGCTCTTCATCAGTCTTCTTGAGGGCGAcagcaagaagaaaataattgtagGCAACAAAAAGAGGTTTAATGGAGAGTATGGCTCAGATCCCGAGGAGAGACCACCCAACCTGAAGAGGCCTGAGGATTATGAAGCTGTATTTGTCGGCAACATCGATGACCACTTCAGGACTGGAGTGGCAATACTGCAGAGAAGCATCCGACTTTATGCCCCCTTCTATTCGTCAGACATCCTCATTGCCTCCCCTCTGGGCTTGAGGACCATCATtggtggagaaggagagaagaagagagatttTGACTTTCTGTCTTCTATTGAGCTTCTCATCATTGATCAAGCTGACATTTACCTGATGCAGAACTGGGAGCATGTCTTGCATTTGATGAACCACATGGACCTACTGCCCTTGGACTCACATGGGGTGGACTTTTCTCGAGTGCGCATGTGGAGCCTCAATAATTGGTCCAAGTACTATCGTCAGACGCTGCTGTCTGGGGCCCCGCAGGATGCCCAGATCAACTCTGTGTTCATCAAATACTGCATCCATGGGCAAGGCCAGGTGGCTGTGAGGAACGTCCCGATGACAGGCTGCATCAGTCATGTCCTGGTGCAGCTCCCACGTGTCTTCCAGAGGATGGAAGCTGAAAACCTAGCTTCAGTGATTGATGCCAGGTTTAACTTTTTCGTCAACAAGATTTTGCCTCAGTATCGTGATGCAGTCATGTCTCACACGCTTATCTATGTCCCCTCCTACTTGGACTTTGTGCGTCTCTGAAATTACTTCAAGAAGGAGGAACTGAACTTCACTCATATCTGCGAGTGTGCCCAGAAGTCTGGTGTCTCCAGGGCCAGACACTTCTTCCTTCAAGGAGAGAAGCAGTTCCTGCTCCTCACAGAGCGCTTCCATTTCTACAAAAGATACACAATAAAAGGCATCAGGAACCTGATTTTCTATGAACTGCCAACATATCCCCACTTCTACAGTGAAGTCTGTAACATGCTGCAAGCCACCACCAGAGGAGAGGAAGCTGCCTGGACCTGCACCGTCCTCTACTCCAAGTACGATGCCCAGAGGTTGGCTGCTGTGGTCGGGGTCGAGCGGGCTGCACAGATGCTGCAGTCCAAGAAGAACGTCCACCTCTTCATTACTGGAGAGAGATGA